Proteins encoded in a region of the Chlorogloeopsis sp. ULAP01 genome:
- the obgE gene encoding GTPase ObgE, which translates to MQFIDQAEIEVEAGKGGDGIVAFRREKYVPAGGPSGGNGGKGGSIYFRADENLQTLLDFRYNHKFKAENGGRGGPNNRTGANGKDLMIEVPCGTVVYDAQTGDLLGDLVEPGQTLLIAAGGKGGLGNQHFLSNRNRAPEYALPGLPGEVKQLRLELKLLAEVGIIGLPNAGKSTLISALSAARPKIADYPFTTLVPNLGVVRKPTGDGTVFADIPGLIEGASQGTGLGHDFLRHIERTRVLLHLIDATSDDVIRDYNTIQQELQAYGRGLAERSQVLALNKIDAVDRESVDLEVLATQLNHLSHAPVFLISGVTGAGLEPMLQEIWRILDQLNQLVEVENLG; encoded by the coding sequence ATGCAATTCATCGATCAAGCAGAAATTGAAGTTGAAGCAGGCAAGGGAGGCGATGGTATTGTCGCTTTCCGACGGGAGAAGTATGTGCCAGCAGGTGGCCCTTCTGGCGGCAATGGAGGAAAAGGTGGTTCAATATATTTCCGTGCAGATGAGAACTTGCAAACCTTGCTTGACTTCAGATACAATCATAAGTTTAAGGCAGAAAATGGTGGTCGTGGCGGGCCAAATAACCGCACTGGGGCAAATGGTAAGGATTTAATGATTGAAGTTCCCTGTGGTACTGTCGTTTATGACGCCCAAACAGGTGATTTATTAGGGGATTTAGTAGAACCTGGGCAGACTTTGCTAATTGCAGCTGGCGGTAAGGGTGGATTAGGAAATCAGCATTTTTTGAGTAACCGCAACCGCGCTCCCGAATATGCCTTGCCAGGGCTGCCAGGAGAAGTTAAGCAACTGCGTTTAGAATTGAAACTTTTGGCAGAAGTGGGAATTATTGGGCTACCAAATGCTGGAAAATCTACATTAATTTCAGCTTTATCAGCAGCACGTCCAAAAATCGCCGATTACCCCTTCACTACCCTAGTGCCTAACTTAGGAGTGGTACGCAAGCCTACAGGTGATGGTACAGTTTTCGCTGACATACCCGGATTAATTGAAGGCGCTTCCCAAGGAACTGGGTTAGGGCATGATTTTTTACGCCATATTGAGCGCACGCGAGTATTGCTGCATTTGATTGATGCCACCAGCGATGATGTTATCAGAGATTACAATACAATTCAGCAAGAATTGCAAGCCTATGGCAGGGGATTAGCCGAGCGATCGCAAGTTTTGGCATTGAATAAAATTGATGCGGTGGATAGGGAAAGCGTAGATTTAGAGGTACTGGCGACACAGCTGAATCATCTTTCCCATGCCCCTGTTTTTTTGATTTCAGGAGTTACGGGTGCTGGGTTGGAGCCAATGTTACAGGAAATTTGGAGAATTCTCGATCAACTCAATCAGCTTGTAGAAGTAGAAAATTTGGGGTGA
- a CDS encoding Mo-dependent nitrogenase C-terminal domain-containing protein, with protein sequence MTSAVQSPYSSEQIAAWLRGLLTIAWADGDFDDQERQMIASITQDELAPGTNLESFDAIEPEELAAILGVGTPAAENFLRTAVMVAIADGTYSKSEDYLLHQLCKALGAPENLLEALRHTLPQPTGKTQTPVFAPTKPQLDALHPLRDWLDGLDIQDPRVARFLCKMIPSQCPFERDIKLFGRKVVHIPPLCKLNPLYEQLVSLRFRALSYLADDCGEDVSEYI encoded by the coding sequence ATGACGAGTGCTGTTCAATCTCCCTATAGCAGCGAACAAATAGCCGCTTGGCTGCGTGGATTACTGACTATTGCTTGGGCAGATGGTGACTTTGATGACCAAGAAAGACAAATGATCGCCAGTATTACCCAGGATGAATTAGCTCCTGGAACTAACTTGGAATCGTTTGATGCCATTGAACCAGAAGAGTTAGCTGCAATCTTGGGTGTAGGTACACCAGCAGCAGAAAACTTCTTACGCACGGCAGTCATGGTAGCGATCGCAGACGGGACTTACTCCAAGAGTGAAGACTATCTGCTGCACCAGTTATGTAAAGCGTTAGGAGCGCCAGAAAATTTACTGGAAGCTTTGCGCCATACTTTGCCACAGCCAACAGGAAAGACACAAACTCCTGTTTTTGCACCCACAAAGCCCCAACTTGATGCATTACATCCTTTACGCGACTGGCTAGACGGATTAGACATTCAAGATCCCAGAGTAGCCCGCTTTTTGTGCAAAATGATTCCCTCTCAGTGTCCTTTTGAGCGGGATATCAAACTATTTGGACGCAAAGTAGTTCATATACCGCCCTTATGCAAGCTCAATCCGCTTTATGAACAACTCGTAAGTTTACGTTTTCGCGCCCTCTCCTATCTGGCAGATGATTGTGGAGAGGATGTTTCAGAATATATTTAG
- the raiA gene encoding ribosome-associated translation inhibitor RaiA, translating to MKLVIHGKNIEITDAIRDYVHQKIEKAVNHFQNITNEVDVHLSVARNPRINPKQSAEVTIYANGSVIRAEESSENLYASIDLVADKIARQLRKYKERRHEKKTHAQTTIEGVVQQTVVQDLIGDRTPELPEEVVRTKYFSMPPMSVAEALEQLQLVDHDFYMFRNSETNEINVIYERNHGGYGVIQPRNGNGHTNSKNGKTAHAGTPEQSHVHK from the coding sequence ATGAAGCTTGTCATCCACGGCAAAAATATTGAAATCACCGATGCAATCAGGGATTATGTACATCAAAAAATTGAAAAGGCGGTGAATCATTTTCAGAACATCACAAATGAAGTGGATGTGCATTTGAGCGTAGCTCGCAATCCCCGGATTAATCCCAAGCAATCGGCAGAAGTCACTATTTATGCTAACGGAAGTGTCATCCGTGCCGAGGAGAGCAGCGAGAATTTATACGCCAGTATCGATTTGGTAGCGGATAAAATAGCTCGTCAACTGCGTAAATACAAAGAACGGCGTCATGAGAAGAAAACTCATGCCCAAACTACCATTGAAGGAGTTGTTCAACAAACTGTAGTCCAAGATTTAATAGGCGATCGCACTCCCGAATTACCGGAAGAAGTAGTTCGCACAAAATATTTTTCCATGCCGCCAATGAGCGTTGCCGAAGCGTTGGAGCAGCTGCAACTGGTAGATCACGACTTTTATATGTTCCGGAATTCAGAAACTAACGAAATTAATGTTATTTATGAACGCAATCACGGTGGTTATGGTGTGATTCAACCCCGCAATGGGAATGGACATACCAACAGCAAAAACGGCAAGACGGCTCATGCTGGTACGCCGGAACAGTCGCACGTGCATAAATGA
- a CDS encoding serine hydrolase domain-containing protein, with translation MIDDYIQATMAQNQIPGLSVAVVQEGEPVLVKGYGWANVEHSVPATERTVYEIASVGKTFTATLIMMLVEEGVISLDEVIANYLDNIPPAWQPVTIKHILSHQSGIPSYTDAKNYWEITRLDLSKSEILALVSNLPLKFQPGELSAYDNTGYYLLGLILEKITGQSYGDLLHDRIFAPLGMNATVMNSPRDIVPHRAAGYRWLNDKLVNKPYYSPSVTYSAGGQLSCVEDMVKWEQALYNATVLRQSTLDLMWTPHPPNLGDDWNKLKYVAGLGWWVINYCDRRVVVHNGSILGFASNITRFIDDKITVILFCNLDRIARPDAIAAYIAGYYCPSLAGLALQPPLEND, from the coding sequence ATGATTGATGACTACATCCAAGCCACTATGGCTCAAAATCAGATTCCGGGGCTTTCTGTTGCAGTGGTGCAGGAAGGTGAACCTGTTTTAGTCAAGGGCTATGGATGGGCAAATGTTGAACACTCAGTTCCGGCAACTGAACGTACAGTTTATGAAATTGCGTCTGTTGGCAAAACTTTCACTGCCACACTCATAATGATGTTGGTTGAGGAAGGAGTAATTTCTCTAGATGAGGTGATCGCCAATTACCTCGACAATATACCTCCAGCGTGGCAGCCCGTTACAATCAAGCATATTCTGTCTCACCAATCTGGAATTCCCAGCTATACTGATGCCAAAAATTACTGGGAAATCACCCGTCTTGATTTATCTAAATCTGAAATTTTGGCTTTAGTTAGTAATTTACCCCTCAAGTTCCAACCGGGTGAATTGAGTGCCTATGACAACACAGGCTATTATTTATTAGGCTTAATCTTAGAAAAGATAACGGGGCAATCCTATGGAGATTTATTGCACGATCGCATTTTTGCTCCTTTGGGCATGAATGCAACTGTAATGAATTCTCCTAGAGATATTGTGCCGCACCGGGCTGCTGGTTACCGATGGCTTAATGATAAGCTTGTGAACAAACCCTACTACAGTCCTTCAGTTACCTATTCAGCTGGGGGGCAACTCTCCTGTGTGGAAGATATGGTGAAGTGGGAACAAGCTCTTTACAATGCAACTGTGCTGAGGCAATCAACTCTCGATTTAATGTGGACTCCCCATCCTCCAAACCTTGGTGATGATTGGAACAAACTCAAATATGTGGCAGGTTTAGGTTGGTGGGTAATTAATTATTGCGATCGCCGAGTAGTTGTTCATAATGGTTCGATTCTGGGTTTCGCTAGCAATATTACCCGCTTTATCGATGACAAAATTACCGTGATTTTGTTCTGTAATTTAGATAGAATAGCGCGACCGGATGCAATTGCGGCATATATTGCTGGATATTACTGTCCATCCCTTGCCGGATTGGCGCTTCAGCCTCCATTAGAAAACGATTAA
- a CDS encoding class I SAM-dependent methyltransferase gives MIKTKIDLGVIQETLLIPLWARATELKQADPILLDSKSAEIVAAIDYGFEKFTHAKNSQVGACLRGMIIDNWTRNFLQQHPQGSVVEIGAGLNTRFERLDNNQVRWFDLDLPDVMALRKQFFQETERRQFIIASCLDTDWFERVKAIGTQPCMFIAEGVLMYLNELQVQQLFSNLLQEFPGSWFAFDSISPLFVKNQQRHDAIKHMAAKFDWGISDIRKIKDWDSRYHIMEVCTFKDLPAKYLKRFSLINRLLFSYIPPLRNTYRLALVKLG, from the coding sequence ATGATAAAAACTAAAATTGACCTTGGTGTCATTCAAGAAACACTACTAATTCCTCTCTGGGCTAGAGCTACCGAATTAAAGCAAGCCGATCCGATTCTATTAGACTCTAAATCGGCTGAGATTGTCGCAGCGATTGATTACGGTTTTGAGAAATTTACTCATGCCAAGAACTCTCAAGTAGGTGCTTGTTTGCGAGGAATGATCATCGACAACTGGACACGTAATTTCCTCCAACAGCATCCTCAAGGCTCAGTTGTGGAAATTGGCGCAGGATTGAATACGCGCTTTGAAAGATTGGATAACAACCAAGTGCGCTGGTTTGATTTAGACTTGCCGGATGTGATGGCTTTGCGCAAGCAGTTTTTTCAAGAAACGGAACGACGTCAGTTTATTATTGCTTCTTGTCTGGATACAGACTGGTTTGAGCGCGTTAAAGCCATTGGTACACAACCTTGTATGTTTATAGCGGAAGGTGTGTTGATGTATCTTAACGAACTACAGGTGCAACAACTTTTTAGCAATCTCTTACAAGAGTTCCCTGGTTCGTGGTTTGCCTTTGACTCCATATCACCGCTTTTCGTGAAGAATCAGCAGCGCCACGATGCAATTAAACACATGGCGGCAAAGTTCGATTGGGGAATTTCAGATATTCGTAAGATAAAAGATTGGGACTCTCGCTATCACATTATGGAGGTTTGTACTTTTAAAGATTTGCCAGCAAAATATTTAAAACGTTTTTCCTTAATTAATCGTCTCTTATTTTCGTATATTCCACCTTTACGAAATACTTATCGTTTAGCATTAGTCAAGCTTGGTTAA
- a CDS encoding acyltransferase family protein gives MRLTSLDVFRGITIAGMILVNMASIADPNVYPPLLHAQWHGWTPTDLVFPFFLFIVGVAMSFSFSKYTDNKAEGETPHPPYGRILRRAAILFALGLLLNGFWNQGIWTFDFSSIRMMGVLQRISLTYLLASLAVLNLPRKGQWILATVLLIGYWVAMMYVPVPGYGAGVLTREGNFGAYIDRLIIPKAHLYKGDGFNFMGDPEGLFSTIPAIVSVLAGYFTGQWIRSKKEISPETSMDIVLFGLSCLVLGGIWDLAFPINKKLWTSSYVVFTTGWALLLLATCYELIEVRRVRRWGKAFEILGLNAISIFVASVLLIKILVRTTVGTGEKAPNTYNWIYQNLFTSWAGAFNGSLLFAIATVLLWLAVAYGMYRQRWFIKV, from the coding sequence ATGCGCCTCACTTCTCTTGATGTGTTTCGCGGCATTACCATTGCTGGCATGATTCTCGTCAACATGGCTAGTATTGCCGATCCTAATGTCTATCCTCCCCTACTCCACGCCCAATGGCACGGTTGGACACCAACTGACTTAGTATTTCCCTTTTTTCTGTTTATAGTTGGTGTAGCGATGAGTTTTTCCTTCTCTAAATACACTGACAACAAAGCAGAGGGAGAAACTCCCCATCCACCTTACGGGCGCATCTTACGCCGTGCTGCTATTCTCTTTGCTTTGGGATTACTTCTCAATGGCTTTTGGAATCAAGGTATTTGGACTTTTGATTTCAGTAGCATCCGGATGATGGGAGTGTTGCAACGCATCAGCCTTACCTACCTGCTGGCAAGTCTGGCAGTTCTCAACCTACCGCGCAAAGGGCAATGGATACTGGCAACAGTGCTACTCATCGGTTACTGGGTGGCGATGATGTATGTGCCTGTTCCCGGTTACGGTGCTGGCGTGCTGACAAGGGAAGGTAACTTTGGTGCTTATATAGATCGCTTGATTATTCCCAAAGCACATCTTTACAAAGGCGATGGCTTCAACTTCATGGGAGATCCAGAGGGACTTTTTAGCACTATTCCGGCTATTGTGAGTGTTTTAGCTGGTTACTTTACCGGGCAGTGGATACGTAGTAAAAAAGAGATAAGTCCTGAAACTAGTATGGATATAGTCTTATTTGGTCTTAGCTGTCTAGTTCTGGGTGGAATTTGGGATTTAGCGTTTCCGATTAATAAAAAGCTCTGGACTAGTTCCTACGTAGTATTTACTACTGGATGGGCTTTATTATTACTTGCAACTTGTTATGAATTAATAGAAGTGCGACGAGTGCGGCGTTGGGGTAAAGCTTTTGAAATCTTAGGATTAAATGCCATATCTATATTTGTCGCATCCGTACTGTTGATTAAAATTTTGGTTAGAACCACCGTTGGGACTGGAGAAAAGGCTCCCAACACTTACAATTGGATTTATCAAAATCTGTTTACATCTTGGGCTGGTGCGTTCAATGGTTCACTTTTATTTGCGATCGCGACTGTGTTGTTGTGGTTGGCAGTTGCCTATGGAATGTATCGCCAACGCTGGTTTATTAAAGTTTAA
- a CDS encoding glutamate--cysteine ligase — MFNFGIEHEVSFLNSEGKFVDFSGAKFADFNQIIEQLPIYPNDHLQLHIGDAGIRKKRWYIEGFERFANSQEIIDCTPKGIEIRTTINSTIQSTIDELTESFGLLCKVALQFGFSPVLISFNPYQTIFEPKPPLNDYEIKQIQQAYPEEQTANIYMVTYGPDLNISMTDLSNENMIDIGKKLTYYSPYIVPFSYSSPFYQGSLWDGLSVRTFVRTGKRAAAMVFVEKPEQIIKSTPSLTKIARLPAEVGRIEFKAFDSCDDFSIYAGLLALLKGLILDESLPGRATIPDIEKHQISAQQGFDNQDIYAIASQVLQAAEFALEDDPDVNLLAPLKVMLEKRETKAHQLIRDFHKLGSIEQVLKNTYSALA, encoded by the coding sequence ATGTTTAATTTTGGTATCGAGCATGAAGTTTCTTTCCTCAATTCCGAAGGAAAGTTTGTTGACTTTTCTGGTGCAAAATTTGCTGATTTTAATCAAATTATCGAACAACTTCCCATATACCCTAATGACCATCTCCAATTACATATTGGAGACGCTGGCATTAGAAAGAAAAGATGGTATATAGAAGGATTTGAAAGATTTGCAAATTCCCAAGAAATTATAGATTGTACTCCCAAAGGAATTGAAATTAGAACAACAATAAATTCTACTATTCAAAGCACAATTGATGAGTTGACAGAAAGTTTTGGTTTACTGTGTAAAGTAGCATTACAGTTTGGCTTTTCGCCAGTTTTAATCAGTTTTAATCCCTATCAAACAATTTTTGAGCCTAAACCGCCATTAAATGATTATGAAATTAAACAAATACAACAGGCTTATCCGGAAGAACAAACGGCTAACATTTATATGGTGACTTATGGGCCAGATTTAAATATATCAATGACAGATTTATCAAATGAAAATATGATTGATATTGGCAAAAAATTAACTTATTACAGTCCTTATATTGTTCCTTTTAGTTATAGTTCACCGTTTTATCAAGGTAGTTTGTGGGACGGTTTATCTGTGAGGACTTTTGTTAGAACTGGAAAAAGAGCAGCAGCAATGGTTTTTGTAGAAAAGCCAGAACAAATAATTAAGTCGACGCCTTCATTGACAAAAATAGCACGTCTACCTGCGGAAGTTGGTCGGATTGAATTTAAGGCTTTTGATAGTTGTGATGATTTTTCAATTTATGCTGGTTTGTTAGCTTTATTAAAAGGTCTAATTTTAGATGAATCACTGCCTGGTAGAGCAACAATACCAGATATCGAAAAGCACCAAATTTCAGCACAGCAAGGATTTGATAATCAAGATATTTATGCGATCGCCTCACAAGTTTTGCAAGCTGCCGAATTTGCCCTTGAAGACGATCCAGATGTAAATTTGCTAGCACCATTAAAAGTGATGCTCGAAAAACGAGAAACAAAAGCTCATCAACTTATTCGTGATTTCCACAAGCTGGGTTCAATAGAACAAGTACTGAAGAATACTTACTCTGCATTGGCATGA
- a CDS encoding alkene reductase: protein MNTDINLFTPYQLGDIELNNRIVMAPLTRNRAGEGNVPHELNAEYYAQRASAGLIISEATQVSPQGQGYPFTPGIHSPEQIAGWKLVTDAVHQQGGRIYLQLWHVGRISHPDLQPDGALPVAPSAIPAKGQASTFEGMKPFVTPRALETEEIAEIVEQYRQGAENALVAGFDGVEIHGANGYLIDQFLRDGTNQRTDIYGGSLENRARFLLEITEAVTSVWGAKRVGVRLSPSGTFNDMSDSNPLATFGYAAQALNQFDLAYLHIYEATEADIRYGGTVVPTSHIRERYKGTLMVNGDYTLEKGNSVLATKEADLVAFGRLFIANPDLPRRFALNAPLNEPDPSTFYGGTEKGYTDYPTLELQQLR, encoded by the coding sequence ATGAACACTGACATTAATTTATTCACTCCTTACCAACTTGGCGACATCGAACTAAACAACCGCATTGTTATGGCTCCGCTTACCCGCAACCGTGCAGGTGAAGGTAATGTACCCCACGAACTCAATGCAGAATACTACGCTCAACGTGCATCCGCAGGACTAATTATTTCTGAAGCAACTCAAGTTTCACCTCAAGGACAAGGATATCCTTTTACACCAGGTATTCATTCGCCCGAACAAATAGCAGGATGGAAGCTAGTCACTGATGCTGTGCATCAGCAGGGAGGAAGAATTTACCTGCAACTGTGGCACGTAGGGCGCATTTCTCACCCGGATTTGCAACCAGACGGAGCCTTACCTGTAGCACCTTCTGCTATTCCAGCCAAAGGACAAGCTTCTACATTTGAGGGAATGAAACCCTTTGTCACACCTCGTGCATTAGAAACCGAAGAAATTGCAGAAATTGTGGAACAATATCGTCAGGGTGCAGAAAATGCCTTAGTCGCCGGATTTGATGGCGTAGAAATTCATGGTGCTAACGGTTACTTAATTGATCAATTTCTCCGCGATGGTACAAATCAGCGTACAGATATATACGGTGGTTCACTAGAAAATCGTGCCAGATTCCTATTGGAAATAACAGAAGCAGTAACTAGTGTCTGGGGTGCAAAGCGGGTAGGAGTACGTCTTTCTCCTAGTGGAACCTTCAATGATATGTCTGACTCCAATCCACTAGCAACATTTGGTTATGCAGCACAAGCACTAAATCAGTTTGATTTAGCATATTTGCATATTTATGAAGCAACGGAGGCAGATATTAGATATGGCGGAACAGTCGTACCTACCAGTCACATCCGAGAACGCTACAAAGGCACATTGATGGTTAATGGAGACTATACCTTAGAAAAAGGTAATAGCGTCCTGGCAACAAAAGAAGCGGATTTAGTCGCATTTGGCAGACTGTTTATAGCCAATCCAGATTTACCCCGGCGCTTTGCTCTAAATGCACCTCTGAATGAACCCGATCCATCAACTTTTTATGGTGGAACAGAGAAGGGCTATACCGATTACCCAACACTCGAACTACAGCAACTGCGCTAA
- the trxA gene encoding thioredoxin: protein MSSVTNVTEATFKQEVLESEVPVLVDFWAPWCGPCRMVAPVVDEVAAEYVGQVKVVKLNTDQNPTVASHYGIRSIPTLMVFKGGRQVDTVVGAVPKTTLAKTLSQHLS, encoded by the coding sequence ATGTCATCCGTTACGAATGTGACAGAAGCCACGTTCAAGCAAGAAGTCCTCGAAAGTGAAGTTCCGGTATTAGTAGACTTTTGGGCGCCGTGGTGTGGCCCTTGTCGTATGGTGGCACCAGTGGTGGATGAGGTGGCTGCCGAGTACGTAGGACAGGTAAAAGTGGTGAAACTAAACACAGATCAAAACCCCACTGTTGCCAGTCATTACGGGATTCGTAGCATTCCCACACTCATGGTGTTTAAAGGCGGGCGGCAAGTTGATACGGTTGTAGGTGCAGTACCAAAAACAACCTTAGCTAAAACTCTATCACAGCATCTGTCTTGA
- the lipB gene encoding lipoyl(octanoyl) transferase LipB: MFRSNPSYSHRCLLYNQGLTPYIDALNWQRSLVAERIKDKSLDDVFMLLEHPPVYTLGQGANSEFLKFDINHNNYEVHKIERGGEVTYHCPGQLVGYPILNLQRYYKDLHWYLRQLEQVIINTLHIYGLRGERISGLTGVWVEERKVAAIGIKVSRWITMHGFSFNVCPDMTGFERIVPCGISDKSVASLTEWIPDITCDEVRATIVQSFAEVFDTELVEPQ; this comes from the coding sequence ATGTTCCGTAGTAATCCTTCATACTCTCATCGATGTTTGTTATACAACCAAGGCTTAACACCTTACATAGATGCTTTGAATTGGCAGCGATCGCTTGTTGCCGAACGTATCAAAGACAAGAGCTTAGATGATGTGTTCATGTTGCTGGAACATCCTCCCGTCTACACTTTAGGACAAGGAGCAAATTCTGAATTTCTTAAATTTGACATTAACCACAACAATTATGAAGTACACAAAATTGAGCGAGGTGGTGAAGTCACTTACCATTGTCCCGGTCAGTTGGTGGGGTATCCAATTTTAAATCTACAACGTTATTACAAAGACCTCCATTGGTATTTACGACAGCTAGAGCAAGTAATAATTAATACTTTACATATTTATGGTTTACGAGGAGAGCGCATATCTGGTTTGACTGGCGTTTGGGTGGAAGAACGTAAAGTAGCAGCGATTGGTATTAAAGTTAGTCGCTGGATTACCATGCATGGATTTTCATTCAATGTTTGCCCTGATATGACAGGCTTTGAAAGAATAGTTCCCTGTGGGATATCGGATAAGTCTGTAGCTAGTTTGACTGAGTGGATTCCAGATATCACTTGCGATGAAGTACGTGCAACGATAGTACAGTCTTTTGCAGAAGTATTTGATACAGAATTAGTTGAGCCGCAGTAA
- a CDS encoding Uma2 family endonuclease, whose amino-acid sequence MMQLQEQRYYSHEEYLELEVNSEERHEYIDGQIILMAGGTPNHNQIAGNFYSTLNFALKRQPYRVFVADQRLWIPNKRIHTYPDVMVVAGELQFTEGRRDTITNPVMIAEVLSKSTKSYDRDEKFAAYRTIPTFGEYILIDQYTMHVEQYCKADNNKWIFSEYEDGDITLSLASVPCQILLADIYDKVDFNAEE is encoded by the coding sequence ATTATGCAGTTACAAGAACAACGCTACTATTCACATGAAGAATACTTAGAACTAGAGGTTAATTCAGAGGAACGCCACGAATATATTGATGGACAAATTATTTTAATGGCAGGCGGAACACCCAATCACAACCAAATTGCTGGCAACTTTTATTCCACGCTAAATTTTGCTCTCAAGCGTCAGCCCTATCGAGTTTTTGTCGCAGATCAGCGTCTTTGGATTCCAAATAAGCGCATTCATACTTATCCTGATGTCATGGTTGTTGCAGGTGAACTGCAATTTACAGAAGGGAGAAGAGATACTATCACCAATCCAGTCATGATTGCTGAGGTGCTGTCAAAATCTACTAAAAGCTATGATCGCGATGAAAAATTCGCAGCTTACCGTACCATTCCCACCTTTGGGGAATATATTCTTATTGATCAGTACACAATGCACGTTGAGCAGTATTGCAAGGCTGATAACAATAAATGGATATTTTCTGAATATGAAGATGGAGATATAACTTTATCTCTAGCCTCGGTTCCTTGCCAAATTTTGCTGGCGGATATTTACGATAAAGTAGACTTTAATGCAGAAGAATAG
- a CDS encoding peroxiredoxin, whose product MSVKVGDTAPDFTLPSQDGTSVSLKDFRGKSVVLYFYPKDDTPGCTAESCAFRDRYEVFQSAGAEIIGISGDSPESHQKFAAKYQLPFTLLSDKGDKVRKLYGATTAFGLIPGRVTYVIDNNGVVQYVFDSMLNFKAHVEEALKTLQQLVSS is encoded by the coding sequence ATGTCTGTAAAAGTTGGGGATACTGCGCCTGATTTTACCCTTCCCTCCCAGGACGGTACATCTGTTAGTTTGAAAGATTTTCGGGGCAAATCAGTCGTTCTTTATTTTTACCCCAAGGATGACACGCCCGGATGTACAGCAGAATCTTGTGCTTTTCGCGATCGCTATGAAGTATTTCAATCTGCTGGCGCAGAAATCATTGGCATCAGTGGCGATTCACCGGAATCTCATCAAAAATTTGCTGCCAAATACCAGCTACCATTCACTTTGTTGAGCGACAAAGGCGACAAAGTACGGAAGCTATATGGTGCTACCACAGCTTTTGGTTTAATTCCCGGTCGCGTTACCTATGTGATAGATAACAATGGAGTTGTGCAGTACGTCTTTGACTCGATGTTGAACTTTAAAGCTCACGTCGAGGAGGCACTGAAAACATTGCAGCAGCTAGTTAGTAGTTAG
- a CDS encoding SDR family oxidoreductase, producing MLKRFATTAKVAAMVVYLCSPLASATNGAALRADGGVVRSIV from the coding sequence TTGCTTAAACGTTTTGCAACCACCGCAAAAGTTGCAGCGATGGTAGTTTACCTGTGCAGCCCTTTAGCTTCAGCCACTAACGGTGCAGCTTTGCGGGCAGATGGTGGTGTTGTGCGCTCAATAGTTTAG
- a CDS encoding glutathione binding-like protein, with protein sequence MIELYYWTTPNGHKITIFLEEAELPYTIIPVNIGAGDQFKPEFLKISPNNRIPAIIDKEPTDGGEPISVFESGAILLYLAEKTGKLIPSNTRERTEVLQWLFWQMGGLGPMAGQNHHFSQYAPEKIPYAINRYVNETGRLYAVLNKRLSDREFVAGNNYSIADIAAYPWIVPYERQGQNLEDFPNLKRWFEAIKARPATIRAYEKAEAFKNQALDPDKSRELLFNQSANTVKR encoded by the coding sequence ATGATAGAACTCTACTACTGGACAACGCCTAACGGTCACAAAATTACAATATTCCTTGAGGAAGCCGAACTTCCCTACACCATTATTCCCGTAAATATTGGCGCAGGCGATCAATTTAAACCAGAATTTCTCAAGATTTCACCCAACAATCGCATCCCTGCAATTATTGACAAAGAACCGACTGATGGTGGCGAACCCATTTCAGTCTTCGAGTCTGGTGCAATTTTGCTGTACTTAGCAGAAAAAACTGGCAAGCTAATTCCAAGCAACACGCGAGAACGTACAGAAGTCCTCCAATGGTTATTCTGGCAAATGGGAGGCTTAGGGCCAATGGCGGGTCAGAACCACCACTTCAGTCAATATGCGCCTGAAAAAATCCCTTATGCCATCAACCGCTATGTGAACGAGACAGGGCGATTGTACGCTGTACTGAACAAACGACTGAGCGATCGCGAATTTGTGGCTGGTAATAATTATTCAATTGCCGATATCGCAGCTTATCCCTGGATTGTACCTTATGAGCGCCAAGGGCAAAATTTAGAGGATTTTCCGAACCTCAAGCGCTGGTTTGAGGCAATTAAAGCACGTCCGGCAACAATTCGCGCCTATGAAAAAGCAGAAGCATTCAAAAATCAGGCACTCGATCCCGACAAGTCACGAGAATTGTTGTTTAACCAATCGGCGAATACAGTGAAACGTTAA